The DNA window GAGATCCTGGCCAAGGCGTTTCACGACCGGCGGGCCGGCGACAAACATCGCCGAGCTCTTGGTCATGACCGAATAATGACTGGCCGCCAGCCGCGCGGCGCCAAGACCGGCGACAGAACCGAGGCCGAGGCCCACCACCGGCACGCGGGCCATGTTGGCCGTCGTGTACCAGTACCAGCGCGTGCCGCCGATGCCGCCGGGCAGATTGGCGGCGCCCTTGGTCTCGATGGTTTTCACCGAACCGCCGCCGCCGGAGCCTTCGATCACGCGAATGATCGGCAGGCGGAAATCATGCGCCATCTCCTCGGCCATCAGCGGTTTCGCCGAGATCGAGGCATCGGCGGAGCCGCCGCGCACGGTGAAATCGTCGCCGACCACGACCACCGGCCGGCCGTCGATCTTGCCGCGACCGAACACGCAATTGGCCGGCGTCAGCTGTTTGAGTTCGCCGTGCTCATCATATTCGGCGATACCGGAGATCGCGCCGATCTCATGAAAACTTTTCTGGTCGATCAGTTTGTCGATACGCTCACGAACGGTAAGCCGGCCCTGGTCGCGCTGCCGCTTGACCTTGTCAACGCCTCCCATCTCGCGTGCGAAGGCTTCGCGCCGCGCGAGGTCGTCGAGCTCCGGCTTCCAGTTCATTCGTATCCTCCGTCTTGACGATTTTATTATTGTGGGTCGGGACCGGAAGCGGCTTGCTCTCCATCCGATTACTGAAAATATCTCCGTCGGTGCCCTCCAGCAGGGCGCCGACCGCGACGCTCAGCTCCAACAGCCGCGGCGCGACCTCCTTGTGCAATCGCGCCTCGTCATACATCGCCGACAGCAGACCGATCGTGACCACCACGAAGGTCTGATATTGCGGCGACCACACCGGCACGGCGAGGCCATTGATATGCGGGCTCCATAACCCGCAGACAACGACATAGCCATGCTCGCGCAGGCTCCGCCGGTTGTCCTCGATCCGAGGCCGGAGCAATTTGGCGCCTTCGGGAATTTCGCGTTCCATCTCCGCCAGCAAGGCGTCGCCGACATCGGCGTCGAGCGCGGCCGTATAGGCGTGGCCGGCGGCGGTGCTGGCCATGGCGATGCGGCTGCCGGTCCCCTCGTGCAGACCGAGCGCATTCGCGGCACGGCCATGCTCGAGATAGACCAGATGAAAACGATCGGGGATGACGAAGCCGACGGTGCCCGGCAATTGCTCGGCCACATCCTGCAGCCGTTGCCGGATCAGGTTGCGCAGTTGCAAGCCGCGCATCATCGAGGTGCTCATGGCGACCGCGCTGGGACCGATGCGGTATTTCTGGTCGCGCGGCAGATAGACCAGTTGGCCCATCCGCGTCAGCGTGTGCGTCAGCCGCGACACCGTCGATCGCGGCAGCCCGCAGCGATTGGAGATTTCGAGATTGCCGAGCCGGGCCTCATGGCCCTCGAAGCAGCGCAACACGTCGAAAGCACGCGACACCACCTGGATCACGTCGCCCTCGCCCGCCAGATCGCTGGCCAGCATTCCCTGTTTACTGAGCCGCTCCGAGCGTCGTCCCATGCCGCACTCCGTTCCGCCCTACGGAATAAAATTCCGCTTGCAGAACAAGCTACCTCAGGCAATCTGAGGCCACAACAGTAAGCCGAGGGCGCCCGCCCTTCGCGATGCGCGCATCTGGACGGTGCGTGCGCGCGGCGGCTGTCCCGGAGATTGGTATGCCAGACATCAAGATTGTGACCGAGGTAGCGGGCCGTGTCTGCGCATTGCCGGTCGAGATCGGGGGCAGCGTCGGAGACGGCGACGACATCGCCTTCGTCGAAGCCATGAAGATGGAAATCCCGGTCGCTTCGCCTGCTTCCGGCAAGATCAAGTCCATTCTCGTCAAAATCGACGATGTCGTCGCTGAAGGACAGGTCGTCGCGATCATCGAGACCTGAACCTCTCGTTTCAGCACATGATCAGAGCGCGCTGCCGCGAATAAAGGCGGCCGAACAGGTTTCAGCGTTTGCCGATGCGACGTAAAATCCGGTGGCGCGAAACAGTCGCGCGGCAGGACAAGCCATGAACATCTTGCGATCGGCCACGATTCCACACCCGAACAATTGGGCTGGCGCCAAACCACCTTTGCTGCGGTTCCTCGACCGCTGTCACGCCGACTTTGCCGCGGAGAGCGGCGGCGCCGTGGCCGACTACATCCCCGAACTGGGCAAGGCCGATCCCGATC is part of the Bradyrhizobium canariense genome and encodes:
- a CDS encoding IclR family transcriptional regulator, translated to MGRRSERLSKQGMLASDLAGEGDVIQVVSRAFDVLRCFEGHEARLGNLEISNRCGLPRSTVSRLTHTLTRMGQLVYLPRDQKYRIGPSAVAMSTSMMRGLQLRNLIRQRLQDVAEQLPGTVGFVIPDRFHLVYLEHGRAANALGLHEGTGSRIAMASTAAGHAYTAALDADVGDALLAEMEREIPEGAKLLRPRIEDNRRSLREHGYVVVCGLWSPHINGLAVPVWSPQYQTFVVVTIGLLSAMYDEARLHKEVAPRLLELSVAVGALLEGTDGDIFSNRMESKPLPVPTHNNKIVKTEDTNELEAGARRPRAARSLRTRDGRR
- a CDS encoding acetyl-CoA carboxylase biotin carboxyl carrier protein subunit; the protein is MPDIKIVTEVAGRVCALPVEIGGSVGDGDDIAFVEAMKMEIPVASPASGKIKSILVKIDDVVAEGQVVAIIET